The Watersipora subatra chromosome 1, tzWatSuba1.1, whole genome shotgun sequence genome has a window encoding:
- the LOC137403714 gene encoding uncharacterized protein, producing the protein MSERLVKYTPPSWASHLQHIPKHFVQLATKPTPIQRWNFPGTPEQFEVYVKRGDLTGSLMTGNKVRRLEFVIAEAMERSCKHILTTGTVTSNQCRATAVACAELGLKAHLFLMSKEKEVSALSSDGNMLINRMVGADMCVIDTLSYTEACTHMEKLAKQIKESTGELSSIIHNRDSNLIGIWGYIQCFQEIRDQGIELDDLVCVSGTAATVSGLAIGNYLTGSGYRVHGIKVGMSCDPEEVLNDMLDGLGITGVTATDIASFHGGYEGLGYGINQPQELEFIGQVAANTGVILDPTYTGKAAYGLQGLLNDKPEVFKGRRVLFMFSGGAPSLHAAAVSSALLPHATKSQ; encoded by the exons ATGTCTGAGAGATTGGTCAAGTACACTCCCCCAAGTTGGGCGAGTCATCTCCAACATATCCCCAAACACTTCGTTCAG CTCGCCACAAAGCCGACTCCAATACAGAGATGGAACTTTCCAGGGACGCCTGAGCAGTTCGAAGTCTATGTCAAACGAGGTGATTTGACAGGAAGTTTGATGACAGGAAATAAG GTGAGGAGGTTGGAGTTTGTAATAGCTGAGGCTATGGAAAGGTCTTGCAAGCACATCCTTACAACAGGCACAGTAACGAGTAACCAGTGTCGAGCTACTGCCGTTGCTTGTGCTGAACTTGGCTTGAAAGCTCATCTTTTCTTGATGAGCAAGGAGAAG GAGGTGTCAGCTCTGAGCAGTGATGGAAACATGCTAATAAATAGAATGGTTGGAGCAGATATGTGTGTGATCGACACGCTTTCCTACACCGAGGCCTGCACGCACATGGAGAAGCTTGCCAAGCAAATAAA GGAGAGCACAGGTGAGCTGAGCAGCATTATTCACAATAGAGACTCAAATCTCATTGGAATCTGGGGCTACATTCAGTGCTTCCAGGAGATACGAGATCAG GGAATCGAGCTAGATGACCTCGTCTGTGTTAGCGGAACGGCGGCTACTGTGTCAGGTCTGGCGATTGGCAACTACCTTACTGGCTCTGGTTACAG AGTCCACGGTATAAAGGTGGGCATGAGCTGTGATCCAGAGGAAGTTCTCAATGATATGTTGGATGGACTCGGTATAACTGGTGTAACTGCCACAGATATAGCCAGTTTTCATGGTGGCTATGAGGGGCTTGGTTATGGTATCAACCAACCTCAAGAACTAG AGTTCATAGGTCAAGTTGCAGCGAATACCGGTGTAATTCTTGACCCAACATACACTGGGAAGGCTGCCTACGGCTTGCAGGGTCTTCTCAATGACAAGCCAGAAGTGTTTAAAGGGAGACGAGTCCTCTTTATGTTCTCTG GCGGAGCTCCTTCTCTGCATGCAGCTGCAGTCTCCAGTGCTTTGTTACCCCATGCAACCAAGAGCCAGTAG